One window from the genome of Haloprofundus halobius encodes:
- a CDS encoding DHH family phosphoesterase, translating to MTDDTAGDSGAGSDSRPVVYDLAPDCTVADVETGARYHAVVNGVVDYGVFVDVSDSVSGLVHESNLDAEYDVGDSLVVELVEVKANGDIAFDEADVDDYRTETVEHEPDITSVASLSTGTEATIEGRIAQIKQTGGPTIFHVADDTGIVSCAAFDEAGVRAYPEVDLDDLVRIDGQVETHDGTTQVEVSSLTSLDGERAETVRERLDDAMAERAEPNTVDPLVEWPAFEKLRDDLREVARLLRRTVLEGRPIRVRHHADGDGMCASIPVQLALENYIADVHEDADAPLHLFKRLPSKAPFYEMEDVTRDLNFALEGQARHGQKLPLLLMLDNGSTEEDVPAYQNLAHYDMPIAVVDHHHPDPEAVEPLLDAHVNPYLYDEDYRITTGMMCVELARMIDPDITDDLRHVPAVAGLADRSKAEVMEEFVELAETQGYDREDLGDIGEALDYTAHWLRYSEGKALVNDVLNVGCDDDARHQELVEFLSASAERDVDDQLDAVEDHVEHERLKSDVHLYTVDLDNFAHRFTYPAPGKTTGELHDRKVRETGEPVITIGYGPDFAVLRSDGVRLDIPQMVAELNDEVKGGGVSGGGHLVVGSIKFVKGMREEVIDSLVEKMAEADIDDELSSTAALD from the coding sequence ATGACCGATGACACCGCCGGAGATTCCGGCGCAGGGTCGGATTCGAGACCCGTCGTCTATGACCTCGCTCCCGACTGCACCGTCGCCGACGTGGAGACGGGCGCGCGCTACCACGCCGTCGTCAACGGCGTCGTCGACTACGGCGTCTTCGTCGACGTCTCCGACAGCGTCTCCGGACTCGTCCACGAGTCGAATCTCGACGCCGAGTACGACGTCGGCGACAGCCTCGTCGTCGAACTCGTCGAAGTGAAGGCGAACGGAGACATCGCGTTCGACGAGGCCGACGTCGACGACTACCGGACCGAGACCGTCGAGCACGAACCCGACATCACGTCCGTCGCGTCGCTTTCGACCGGCACCGAGGCGACTATCGAAGGCCGCATCGCGCAGATAAAACAGACCGGCGGCCCGACCATCTTCCACGTCGCCGACGACACCGGCATCGTCTCCTGTGCCGCGTTCGACGAGGCGGGCGTCCGTGCGTACCCCGAAGTCGACCTCGACGACCTCGTCCGTATCGACGGCCAGGTCGAGACCCACGACGGGACGACGCAGGTGGAGGTCTCCTCGCTCACCTCACTCGACGGCGAGCGCGCCGAGACGGTCCGTGAACGCCTCGACGACGCGATGGCCGAGCGCGCCGAACCGAACACCGTCGACCCGCTCGTCGAGTGGCCCGCGTTCGAGAAACTTCGCGACGACCTCCGGGAGGTCGCCCGCCTGCTCCGCCGGACGGTACTCGAAGGTCGCCCGATTCGCGTCCGCCACCACGCCGACGGCGACGGGATGTGCGCCTCCATCCCGGTTCAACTCGCGCTGGAGAACTACATCGCCGACGTCCACGAGGACGCCGACGCTCCCCTCCACCTGTTCAAGCGCCTGCCGAGCAAAGCGCCGTTCTACGAGATGGAGGACGTGACGCGCGACCTCAACTTCGCGCTCGAAGGGCAGGCCCGCCACGGCCAGAAGCTCCCCCTCCTCCTGATGCTCGACAACGGGAGCACCGAGGAGGACGTCCCCGCCTACCAGAACCTCGCGCACTACGACATGCCAATCGCGGTCGTCGACCACCACCACCCCGACCCGGAGGCGGTCGAACCGCTGCTCGACGCGCACGTCAACCCCTATCTGTACGACGAGGACTACCGCATCACGACCGGGATGATGTGCGTCGAACTCGCGCGGATGATCGATCCCGACATCACCGACGACCTCCGCCACGTCCCCGCCGTCGCCGGACTCGCGGACCGCTCGAAGGCCGAAGTGATGGAGGAGTTCGTCGAACTCGCCGAAACGCAGGGCTACGACCGCGAGGACCTCGGCGACATCGGCGAGGCGCTCGACTACACCGCCCACTGGCTGCGCTACAGCGAGGGCAAAGCGCTCGTCAACGACGTGCTCAACGTCGGCTGTGACGACGACGCTCGTCATCAGGAACTCGTCGAGTTCCTCTCGGCGAGCGCCGAGCGCGATGTCGACGACCAACTCGACGCCGTCGAGGACCACGTCGAACACGAGCGCCTGAAGAGCGATGTCCACCTCTACACGGTCGACCTCGACAACTTCGCGCACCGCTTCACCTACCCCGCACCCGGCAAGACGACGGGCGAACTCCACGACCGCAAAGTTCGGGAGACGGGCGAACCCGTCATCACCATCGGCTACGGGCCGGACTTCGCTGTCCTCCGCTCGGACGGCGTCCGCCTCGACATCCCGCAGATGGTCGCCGAACTCAACGACGAGGTGAAAGGCGGCGGCGTCTCCGGCGGCGGCCACCTCGTCGTCGGCTCCATCAAGTTCGTCAAGGGCATGCGCGAGGAGGTCATCGACAGCCTCGTCGAGAAGATGGCCGAAGCGGACATCGACGACGAACTGTCGAGCACCGCCGCGCTGGACTGA
- a CDS encoding phospholipase D-like domain-containing protein translates to MSRRLAVVCCLLAVCAGVASPAPAASTLDVPANASAASNDASGRIVELYPNPVRDDDVGEFVVVETGGGGNWTLSDGESTVAVPPSDRVALAADPEAARNLTDAPVVEGALSLSNGGERLVLSRDGRVVDAVVYDSAPSGERWLRDADPHWRPRGFEPRPVAETGPVDATAFVLPDSSDVPVDTLRDADSRLLLAGYTFSSERAAAALRRANDRGVDVRVLVEGGPVGGVSKRQARLLDDLAAAGIDVRVVDGERARYSYHHAKYAVADDSALVLTENWKPGGTGGRDSRGWGVRVDDAATADELAAVFETDAGWRDAKRWAEFRRNATFVDPESADDSYAGEFGFRSVAAERVRLLTAPGNAEGAVVAELDGAEESIDVLQPTVGGPRQPFVQATTRAAERGVRVRILLSSAWYAEEENRAVADRLNEWADRNDAPLSVRLADPRGRYGKVHAKGVVVDDETALVGSLNWNNHSARENREVVVALDGADAAGYYAEVFAADWRASGDGERRPFPVWFGVTVVAAVALAVVVGAREIEFE, encoded by the coding sequence GTGTCTCGACGCCTCGCGGTCGTCTGCTGTCTGCTCGCCGTCTGTGCGGGAGTGGCGTCGCCAGCGCCCGCCGCGTCGACGCTCGACGTCCCGGCGAACGCCTCCGCGGCGTCGAACGACGCCTCCGGTCGTATCGTCGAACTCTACCCGAACCCCGTTCGCGACGACGATGTCGGTGAGTTCGTCGTCGTCGAGACTGGGGGAGGAGGGAATTGGACGCTCTCCGACGGGGAGTCGACCGTCGCGGTGCCGCCGTCCGACCGCGTCGCGCTCGCCGCCGACCCGGAAGCCGCGCGGAACCTGACCGACGCGCCGGTCGTCGAGGGTGCGCTCTCGCTGTCGAACGGGGGCGAACGTCTCGTCCTCAGCCGCGACGGTCGCGTGGTCGACGCGGTCGTCTACGACAGCGCGCCGAGCGGCGAGCGGTGGCTCCGCGACGCCGACCCGCACTGGCGGCCGCGCGGCTTCGAGCCTCGGCCGGTCGCCGAGACGGGGCCGGTCGACGCGACGGCGTTCGTCCTCCCCGACTCCTCCGACGTGCCGGTCGACACGCTCCGAGACGCCGACAGTCGACTCCTGCTCGCGGGCTACACGTTCTCCTCCGAGCGCGCAGCGGCGGCGCTCCGGCGAGCGAACGACCGCGGCGTCGACGTTCGCGTCCTCGTCGAGGGGGGGCCGGTCGGCGGCGTCTCGAAGCGTCAGGCCCGCCTGCTCGACGACCTCGCGGCCGCAGGTATCGACGTGCGCGTCGTCGACGGCGAACGCGCCCGCTACAGCTACCACCACGCGAAGTACGCCGTCGCCGACGACAGCGCGCTCGTGCTCACCGAGAACTGGAAACCCGGCGGCACCGGCGGCCGCGACAGCCGCGGGTGGGGCGTCCGCGTCGACGACGCGGCGACCGCGGACGAACTCGCGGCGGTGTTCGAGACGGACGCCGGGTGGCGCGATGCGAAACGATGGGCGGAGTTCCGACGCAACGCGACGTTCGTCGACCCCGAATCGGCGGACGACTCGTACGCGGGCGAGTTCGGATTTCGGTCCGTCGCCGCCGAGCGCGTGCGGCTCCTCACCGCACCCGGGAACGCCGAGGGTGCCGTCGTCGCCGAACTCGACGGGGCCGAGGAGTCGATAGACGTGCTGCAACCGACCGTCGGCGGTCCTCGTCAGCCGTTCGTCCAGGCGACGACGCGGGCCGCCGAGCGCGGCGTTCGTGTCCGAATTCTGTTATCGAGCGCGTGGTACGCCGAGGAGGAGAACCGCGCTGTTGCCGACCGACTGAACGAGTGGGCCGACCGGAACGACGCGCCGCTGTCGGTCCGCCTCGCCGACCCACGAGGAAGATACGGGAAAGTTCACGCGAAAGGCGTCGTCGTCGACGACGAGACGGCGCTCGTCGGCAGTCTCAACTGGAACAACCACTCCGCGCGCGAGAACCGGGAAGTCGTCGTCGCGCTCGACGGCGCGGACGCGGCGGGATACTACGCGGAGGTGTTCGCGGCCGACTGGCGGGCCAGCGGCGACGGTGAGCGGCGGCCGTTCCCCGTCTGGTTCGGCGTCACCGTCGTCGCAGCCGTAGCGCTGGCTGTGGTCGTGGGAGCGAGAGAGATCGAGTTCGAGTGA